A window of Cohnella herbarum contains these coding sequences:
- a CDS encoding radical SAM protein, with product MHLVYADEQGNVFDHPELYGIARSGNDLVELLEDELIPLPAGATLVGLPHTRPVGMDPASGKMQLLPGAYQAVGALLPQGFTRYYVPGYSKTDKTQKFPLFGYTAVVWKDGGFYVAAGQSDDPEPWNPENCDRDELKIEVDRLLSAYPDNKLYKHLSHCALEYECLTASNTFLQRLEGAVPVSFSCNAGCYGCISEQPDDSGFVAPQTRLKFKPEIDEVVDIMLEHLREPHSIISFGQGCEGEPSTQAKTIIEAIKRVREKTSLGYININTNAGLSDHMRAITDAGLDLMRVSTISAIDEHYNAYYKPRGYTLKNVEKSLKYATDKGVYTSINYLIFPGVTDREEEIEAMIGFARRTGLKLIQMRNLNIDPDAYLSLIPPAQGEIYGMKALLEIYKQELPDVVIGSYTHVPPVVQL from the coding sequence ATGCATCTAGTTTACGCAGACGAACAAGGCAACGTATTTGACCACCCTGAACTATATGGCATCGCCCGTAGCGGCAACGATCTCGTCGAGCTTCTGGAAGACGAGCTCATTCCGCTGCCTGCGGGGGCCACGTTAGTAGGGCTTCCCCATACCCGCCCGGTCGGCATGGATCCGGCCAGCGGGAAGATGCAATTGCTACCCGGTGCTTATCAAGCCGTCGGGGCTCTATTGCCGCAAGGCTTCACCCGGTATTATGTCCCGGGCTACTCCAAGACGGACAAGACGCAGAAGTTTCCTCTCTTCGGCTATACGGCCGTCGTATGGAAGGACGGCGGTTTCTACGTAGCCGCCGGACAGAGCGACGATCCGGAGCCTTGGAATCCCGAGAATTGCGATCGCGACGAGTTGAAGATCGAGGTCGACCGACTGCTCTCCGCCTACCCGGACAACAAGCTGTACAAGCATCTGTCTCATTGCGCATTGGAATACGAATGCCTAACGGCATCTAATACGTTCCTGCAGCGTCTGGAAGGCGCGGTTCCGGTGTCCTTCTCTTGCAACGCGGGGTGTTACGGCTGCATCTCGGAACAACCCGACGATAGCGGATTCGTCGCTCCGCAAACTCGTTTGAAGTTCAAGCCGGAGATCGATGAAGTCGTGGATATTATGCTCGAGCATCTGCGTGAGCCGCACTCCATCATTAGCTTCGGGCAAGGTTGCGAAGGTGAGCCTTCAACGCAGGCGAAGACGATTATCGAGGCGATCAAACGCGTTCGCGAGAAGACTTCTCTCGGTTACATTAACATCAATACGAACGCGGGCTTATCCGACCATATGAGGGCGATCACCGATGCAGGGCTCGACCTTATGCGGGTCAGCACGATTAGCGCGATCGACGAACATTACAACGCGTACTACAAACCGCGCGGTTATACGCTGAAGAACGTAGAGAAGTCCTTGAAGTACGCAACGGACAAAGGCGTGTATACGTCCATCAATTACTTGATTTTCCCGGGAGTCACCGACCGCGAGGAAGAGATCGAAGCGATGATCGGATTCGCCCGTCGGACCGGATTGAAATTGATCCAAATGCGCAACCTGAATATCGACCCGGACGCGTATTTATCCCTCATTCCTCCCGCTCAAGGCGAGATTTACGGGATGAAGGCTCTGCTCGAGATCTACAAGCAGGAACTGCCGGATGTCGTGATTGGGTCTTATACTCACGTTCCTCCGGTCGTGCAGCTCTAA
- the fba gene encoding class II fructose-1,6-bisphosphate aldolase produces MPLVSMSEFLPQAKAGKYAVGQFNMNNLEFAQAITDAAIEENSPFIFGVSEGALKYMGMEYTVAIAKAAAEKSGLPIALHLDHGSNFDIAMKCIRAGFSSVMFDGSHHSFEDNIRLTKEVVKAAHAMGVSVEGELGTIGGVEDDLSVDEADASLAKPEEAIRFYEETGVDCLAIAVGTAHGMYKGEVKIHFDIIKEVVSKIPVPIVLHGGSGVPDDMIREAILAGAGKINVNTENQVACTAAIRQVLGKDADVIDPRKYLTPARNAMKAVVQEKIRLFGSSNKA; encoded by the coding sequence ATGCCATTAGTATCGATGTCCGAATTTTTACCGCAAGCCAAAGCAGGCAAATATGCAGTCGGTCAGTTTAATATGAACAACCTGGAGTTCGCTCAAGCGATCACGGATGCGGCGATCGAAGAAAACTCGCCGTTCATTTTCGGTGTCAGCGAAGGCGCTCTTAAGTACATGGGGATGGAATATACGGTTGCGATCGCTAAAGCGGCTGCCGAGAAATCCGGCCTTCCAATCGCCTTGCACTTAGATCACGGCAGCAATTTCGATATTGCGATGAAATGTATCCGCGCGGGCTTCTCTTCCGTTATGTTCGACGGTTCGCATCACTCTTTCGAAGATAACATCCGTTTGACCAAAGAAGTCGTTAAAGCCGCTCATGCGATGGGCGTATCCGTTGAAGGTGAGCTCGGAACAATCGGCGGCGTCGAAGACGATCTGAGCGTAGACGAAGCGGACGCATCGCTCGCTAAGCCTGAAGAAGCGATCCGTTTCTATGAAGAAACCGGCGTAGATTGCTTGGCTATCGCGGTAGGTACGGCTCATGGAATGTACAAAGGCGAAGTGAAAATTCACTTCGATATTATTAAAGAAGTCGTTTCGAAAATTCCGGTACCTATCGTTCTTCACGGTGGCTCCGGCGTTCCCGACGATATGATCCGCGAAGCGATTCTTGCCGGAGCGGGCAAAATCAACGTTAACACCGAGAACCAAGTCGCGTGCACGGCTGCAATTCGCCAAGTTCTTGGCAAAGATGCCGACGTCATCGATCCTCGTAAATACTTGACGCCTGCTCGCAATGCGATGAAGGCTGTCGTTCAAGAGAAAATCCGTCTGTTCGGAAGCAGCAACAAAGCGTAA
- a CDS encoding UDP-N-acetylglucosamine 1-carboxyvinyltransferase — translation MEKLMVRGGRPLRGTVGISGAKNSAVALIPAAILAESEVRLDNLPQLSDVAVYAELLEELGGKVSWQDDTMSIDPSAMRSVPMPNGRVKLLRASYYLMGALLGRFGEATIGLPGGCNFEPRPIDQHIKGFEALGAEVTNDHGSIRIRAKELRGAKIYLDVVSVGATINIMLAASRAKGLTLIENAAKEPEIIDVATLLNAMGAKIKGAGTETIRIEGVQEMHGCRHSIIPDRIQAGTYMIAAAATRGDVLIDNIIPKHLEAMTAKLQEMGVHVYEMDEAIRVVGQSLYEAVDVKALVYPGFATDLQSPMTSLLTQARGVSVLSDYVYNNRFKHVPELARMGAQIRVEGRSAIIEGGPLNAAKVRAADLRAGAALVVAALTVEEGTTEISGVEYIDRGYEKLVTQLSNLGAEVWRQG, via the coding sequence ATGGAAAAATTGATGGTCCGGGGAGGCCGACCGCTTAGAGGTACGGTCGGTATCAGCGGCGCAAAGAATAGCGCGGTCGCTCTTATTCCCGCAGCGATACTGGCAGAATCGGAAGTACGGCTGGACAACCTGCCTCAACTAAGCGATGTGGCCGTATATGCGGAATTGTTAGAAGAGCTTGGAGGCAAAGTATCTTGGCAGGATGACACGATGTCTATCGATCCTTCCGCTATGAGATCCGTTCCGATGCCTAATGGAAGAGTTAAGTTGCTCAGAGCTTCTTATTATTTAATGGGGGCTTTGTTAGGGAGATTCGGCGAGGCGACGATCGGGTTACCCGGAGGCTGCAATTTCGAGCCGCGTCCCATCGACCAACATATTAAAGGCTTTGAAGCGTTGGGTGCCGAAGTCACCAATGATCATGGATCCATTCGGATCAGAGCTAAAGAATTAAGAGGCGCCAAAATTTATTTGGACGTCGTTAGCGTTGGAGCCACGATTAACATTATGTTGGCGGCTTCGAGAGCCAAAGGATTGACATTGATCGAGAATGCGGCGAAAGAACCCGAAATCATTGACGTGGCCACGTTGCTGAATGCAATGGGAGCCAAGATCAAGGGTGCCGGTACGGAGACGATCCGCATCGAAGGCGTTCAGGAAATGCACGGATGCCGTCATTCTATCATTCCCGATCGCATACAAGCAGGAACATACATGATAGCCGCTGCGGCGACCCGTGGCGATGTCCTTATCGATAATATTATTCCTAAACATTTGGAAGCCATGACCGCGAAATTGCAGGAAATGGGCGTACACGTCTACGAGATGGACGAAGCCATCCGCGTAGTAGGACAATCCCTCTACGAGGCGGTCGACGTGAAGGCGCTCGTCTATCCGGGCTTTGCTACGGATCTTCAATCCCCGATGACAAGCCTGCTTACGCAAGCTCGCGGGGTGAGCGTACTGTCGGATTACGTGTACAACAATCGTTTTAAGCATGTCCCGGAACTAGCGCGAATGGGTGCGCAAATTCGGGTGGAAGGCCGTTCCGCCATTATCGAAGGCGGACCTCTTAATGCCGCTAAAGTACGAGCTGCCGATCTGCGGGCAGGGGCGGCGCTTGTCGTTGCCGCGCTTACCGTTGAAGAGGGCACGACCGAAATTAGCGGAGTTGAATATATTGACCGTGGTTACGAGAAGTTAGTTACGCAGCTTAGCAATTTAGGCGCGGAAGTTTGGCGGCAAGGGTAA
- a CDS encoding CTP synthase, with the protein MTKYIFVTGGVVSSLGKGITAASLGRLLKNRGLKVTIQKFDPYINVDPGTMSPYQHGEVFVTDDGAETDLDLGHYERFIDINLSKNSNVTTGKIYSTVISKERRGEYLGGTVQVIPHITNEIKDRVFRAGKEAGSDVVITEIGGTVGDIESLPFLEAIRQIKSDIGRDNVMYIHVTLIPYIKAAGEVKTKPTQHSVKELRSIGIQPNMIVCRTEYPLADDLKRKIALFCDIDANAVIECRDASTLYEVPLNLREQGLDDYVVKHLNLTVGAPDMTEWEALVNRVKSLKKTTEIAIVGKYVALHDAYLSIVESLAHAGIDADAEVNIRWVNAEEITPSNVDELLGGVQGILVPGGFGDRGIEGKITAIRYARESGTPFFGICLGMQVAVVEYARSMAGLDGANSSEIHPATSYPVIDLLPEQKDIEDLGGTMRLGLYPCKLVPGSLAAQCYGDELVYERHRHRYEFNNEYRERIESAGLRISGTSPDGRLVEMIELPDHPWFLAVQFHPEFTSRPNRPQPLFREFVKAALRRSEA; encoded by the coding sequence GTGACCAAATACATTTTCGTAACGGGCGGCGTCGTGTCATCGCTCGGTAAAGGCATTACCGCCGCTTCGTTGGGCAGGTTGCTTAAGAATCGCGGACTTAAGGTGACTATTCAGAAATTCGATCCGTATATCAACGTCGATCCGGGGACGATGAGCCCTTATCAGCACGGGGAAGTATTCGTAACCGACGATGGAGCGGAAACGGATTTGGATTTAGGGCATTACGAACGGTTTATCGACATTAACCTGTCGAAGAACAGCAACGTGACGACGGGCAAAATCTATTCTACCGTCATTAGCAAAGAACGCCGCGGAGAGTATCTCGGCGGTACGGTGCAGGTTATCCCGCACATTACGAACGAGATTAAAGACAGAGTGTTCCGCGCGGGCAAGGAAGCCGGATCGGACGTCGTGATCACTGAAATCGGCGGTACGGTCGGCGATATCGAAAGCTTGCCGTTCTTGGAAGCGATTCGTCAGATCAAGAGCGATATCGGCCGCGACAACGTGATGTACATCCATGTTACGCTCATTCCTTACATTAAAGCTGCCGGCGAAGTGAAAACGAAACCGACTCAACATAGCGTTAAGGAACTGCGCAGCATCGGGATTCAGCCGAATATGATCGTTTGCCGTACGGAATATCCTTTGGCTGACGATTTGAAGCGCAAGATCGCGTTATTCTGCGATATCGATGCGAATGCGGTCATTGAATGCCGCGATGCGTCGACATTATATGAAGTCCCTCTTAACCTTCGCGAACAAGGTCTCGACGATTACGTCGTCAAGCATTTGAACCTGACCGTCGGAGCGCCTGACATGACGGAATGGGAAGCTCTCGTCAACCGCGTGAAGTCGCTTAAGAAGACGACCGAAATCGCCATTGTCGGTAAATACGTCGCTCTGCACGACGCTTACCTAAGTATCGTTGAATCGCTTGCGCATGCGGGAATCGATGCGGATGCCGAAGTCAACATTCGTTGGGTTAACGCCGAAGAAATTACGCCAAGCAACGTGGACGAGCTTCTGGGCGGCGTCCAGGGCATTCTCGTTCCCGGAGGATTCGGCGACCGGGGAATCGAAGGCAAGATCACCGCGATCCGTTACGCCCGCGAGAGCGGAACGCCTTTCTTCGGCATTTGCTTAGGGATGCAGGTTGCCGTTGTCGAATATGCCCGCAGCATGGCTGGTTTAGACGGCGCGAACAGCTCGGAGATTCACCCTGCGACTTCGTATCCGGTTATCGATTTGTTGCCGGAGCAGAAGGATATCGAAGATCTCGGCGGAACGATGCGTCTGGGGCTGTATCCTTGTAAACTGGTTCCGGGAAGCTTGGCCGCCCAATGTTACGGAGACGAGCTTGTATACGAACGTCATCGCCACCGGTACGAGTTCAACAATGAGTATCGCGAGCGGATCGAATCGGCCGGCTTGCGTATTTCCGGTACTTCTCCGGATGGACGATTAGTGGAGATGATCGAGCTTCCGGATCACCCGTGGTTCTTGGCGGTACAATTCCACCCGGAATTTACCTCCCGTCCGAATCGTCCGCAGCCTTTGTTCCGCGAATTCGTTAAGGCGGCGCTTCGCCGTTCCGAAGCGTAA
- the rho gene encoding transcription termination factor Rho — protein MMADLEGLKLTELYKLAKQHQINNYAQMKKKELIIAILRAQAERSGLMFMEGVLEVLPEGFGFLRPINYLPSPEDIYISASQIRKFDLRTGDLVSGKCRAPKESERYFGLLQVNAVNGVTPETAAERLHFPALTPLYPQKKIKLETSPTHLSTRIMDLVAPVGLGQRGLIVAQPKAGKTLLLKEIANSISINHPEIDLFVLLIDERPEEVTDMQRSVKGEVIASTFDEVPENHIKVAELVLERALRLVEHKRDVVILLDSITRLARAYNLVVPPSGRTLSGGIDPAAFHRPKRFFGSARNIEEGGSLTILATALVETGSRMDDIIYEEFKGTGNMELHLDRKLSERRIFPALDIRRSGTRREELLLDKEALDKLWAIRKSMNDSMEFVEGFLKKLANTKTNQEFLDSLDTSGGPSAPSPSSSGSGGGRRPTRSSPSRV, from the coding sequence ATGATGGCCGATTTGGAAGGGCTGAAGTTGACCGAGCTCTATAAGCTCGCGAAACAGCACCAAATCAATAATTACGCCCAGATGAAGAAGAAGGAACTGATTATCGCGATTTTGCGGGCACAAGCGGAGCGTAGCGGTTTGATGTTCATGGAAGGCGTGCTCGAGGTTTTACCTGAAGGGTTCGGGTTTCTACGGCCGATCAACTACCTTCCGAGTCCCGAAGATATTTATATTTCGGCTTCGCAAATCCGCAAGTTCGATTTGCGGACGGGGGATCTTGTCTCCGGTAAATGCCGGGCGCCGAAAGAAAGCGAACGATATTTCGGATTGCTGCAAGTTAATGCCGTGAACGGCGTCACTCCCGAAACCGCTGCAGAACGTCTGCATTTTCCTGCACTTACCCCGCTGTATCCGCAGAAGAAGATCAAGCTCGAAACGTCTCCCACCCATCTATCCACTCGCATTATGGATCTTGTAGCTCCCGTCGGATTAGGACAACGTGGACTGATCGTTGCGCAGCCTAAAGCAGGTAAAACGCTACTGCTTAAAGAGATTGCGAATAGCATATCGATCAATCACCCCGAAATCGATTTATTCGTGCTTCTGATCGACGAGCGTCCGGAAGAAGTGACGGATATGCAGCGTTCGGTCAAGGGCGAGGTTATCGCGTCTACTTTCGATGAGGTGCCCGAGAATCATATCAAGGTCGCGGAGCTGGTGTTGGAACGGGCATTGCGGCTTGTCGAGCACAAGCGGGACGTCGTGATTCTGCTAGACAGCATCACAAGGCTTGCGAGGGCATATAACTTAGTCGTTCCACCGTCCGGACGTACGTTATCCGGGGGTATCGATCCGGCGGCGTTCCATCGTCCGAAGCGGTTTTTCGGTTCGGCGCGTAACATCGAGGAAGGCGGAAGCCTGACGATACTGGCCACCGCGCTCGTGGAAACGGGTTCGCGTATGGACGATATTATTTATGAAGAGTTTAAAGGGACGGGGAACATGGAGCTGCATCTCGATCGCAAGCTTTCGGAACGTCGCATATTCCCTGCTTTGGATATTAGAAGGTCCGGCACGAGACGGGAAGAATTACTGCTCGACAAGGAAGCGCTCGACAAGCTGTGGGCGATTCGCAAGAGCATGAACGATTCCATGGAGTTCGTGGAAGGCTTCCTCAAGAAGCTTGCCAATACGAAGACAAACCAAGAATTTCTGGATTCTCTGGATACGAGCGGGGGGCCGAGCGCGCCTAGCCCGTCATCGTCGGGATCCGGTGGAGGACGCCGCCCGACGAGGAGCAGCCCCTCCAGAGTGTAG
- a CDS encoding two-component system sensor histidine kinase NtrB: MMDEPAMLAEDDSAASNQLKRERFFQKFAQRFLNFEGIGVLLLDREFRVVEISEMICTLFGCNRDDIIDKTIEECFEMLPLHPRPFDRSLLEGEVFRNRELNWKRDKISFKLMLDGEVLQDNGAVTGAFILFRDVSHLLALEEQIRRSDRLKTIGQIAAGTAHEIRNPLTAIKGFMQLLNKTLLERSMSKEQEFVGIVLSEIDRVNELVSEFLLLSKPKEIKQVPMRIGRVLQEILPMIRNEALLHKVTVLYYPKPELPPILADKELLKQVFLNLGKNAIEAMDGGGTLIIRECIYPHESDKIAVEISDTGPGIAADVLEKVFDPFFTTKPQGTGLGLSVCQRIVHDLGGRIEVVSDEAGSQFTVWMPYAAGQ, translated from the coding sequence ATGATGGACGAACCGGCAATGCTTGCGGAAGACGATTCCGCTGCTTCGAATCAATTGAAGCGAGAACGCTTCTTTCAGAAGTTTGCGCAACGTTTTCTGAACTTCGAGGGCATTGGCGTTCTTCTTCTGGATCGGGAATTTCGCGTTGTGGAGATCAGTGAGATGATTTGCACCCTGTTCGGGTGTAATCGCGACGACATCATAGATAAAACCATCGAGGAGTGTTTTGAAATGCTTCCGTTACACCCCAGGCCGTTCGATCGGAGCTTGCTTGAAGGGGAAGTGTTTCGCAATCGTGAATTAAATTGGAAGCGGGACAAGATTAGCTTTAAGCTCATGTTGGACGGGGAAGTACTTCAAGATAACGGGGCGGTGACTGGAGCCTTTATTCTCTTCAGGGACGTATCCCATCTTTTGGCGCTTGAAGAGCAGATCAGGCGCTCGGATCGGCTGAAGACGATCGGTCAGATTGCGGCGGGTACGGCGCATGAAATCCGTAATCCGTTAACGGCGATCAAAGGGTTCATGCAACTGCTGAACAAAACCCTTTTGGAGCGAAGCATGAGCAAGGAACAGGAGTTCGTCGGCATCGTGTTGTCTGAGATAGATAGAGTCAACGAGCTCGTCAGCGAATTTCTTTTACTTAGCAAGCCGAAGGAAATCAAGCAGGTACCGATGAGGATAGGGAGGGTGTTGCAAGAAATTCTTCCAATGATCCGAAACGAAGCGCTTCTTCACAAGGTGACCGTTCTTTACTATCCGAAACCGGAGCTTCCTCCAATCTTGGCGGATAAGGAACTATTGAAGCAAGTATTCCTGAATTTGGGGAAAAATGCGATTGAGGCTATGGACGGGGGAGGGACATTAATAATTCGCGAGTGCATTTATCCCCATGAATCCGACAAAATCGCCGTGGAAATATCGGATACAGGACCTGGGATCGCCGCAGACGTTCTCGAGAAGGTGTTTGATCCGTTCTTCACGACGAAACCTCAGGGGACGGGGCTGGGGCTGTCCGTTTGCCAGAGAATCGTTCATGATTTGGGGGGCAGGATCGAGGTCGTTTCCGATGAAGCGGGAAGTCAATTCACCGTATGGATGCCTTATGCCGCGGGTCAGTAA
- the rpoE gene encoding DNA-directed RNA polymerase subunit delta, which translates to MSADYVLKLDSEKIREMPMVDLAYELLKTANTPFYYRDLMMEIAKMRGLTEGQVTDVIAQLYTEINIDGRFACVGGNVWGLKRWYPVERSDDPMNGGAKRPRIINDDDDEDDDDLYGEEEDNASADDETYDLFDEEREEVFEEGEEAAEADEEVLIEEDDDAEIAEDLDAKDDDDEDDFDDEDDEDLADDEDEDEDEDDK; encoded by the coding sequence GTGAGCGCCGACTACGTGCTAAAACTCGACTCCGAGAAAATTCGCGAGATGCCTATGGTTGACCTGGCATATGAATTGCTGAAGACAGCAAACACCCCTTTTTATTATCGCGATCTAATGATGGAAATCGCTAAGATGCGCGGACTTACAGAGGGCCAAGTGACGGACGTCATCGCTCAGCTGTATACGGAGATCAACATCGATGGACGCTTTGCTTGCGTAGGCGGCAACGTCTGGGGACTTAAGCGTTGGTATCCGGTCGAACGTTCCGATGATCCGATGAACGGCGGAGCGAAACGTCCTCGCATCATTAACGATGACGACGACGAGGACGATGACGACTTGTACGGCGAAGAAGAGGACAACGCGTCCGCGGATGACGAGACTTACGATCTCTTCGACGAAGAGCGCGAAGAAGTCTTCGAAGAAGGCGAAGAAGCGGCCGAAGCCGACGAAGAGGTTCTCATCGAAGAAGATGACGACGCTGAAATCGCGGAAGACCTCGATGCCAAGGACGACGACGATGAGGACGATTTCGACGACGAAGATGACGAAGACTTGGCCGATGACGAGGACGAAGACGAGGACGAAGACGATAAATAA
- a CDS encoding response regulator, translating to MDKKRLLIVDDQVGIRILLLEVFATEGYDTFQAANGRTALEIVRNHRPDLVLLDMKIPGMDGLEILKQIKEYDRGIKVIMMTAYGELDMIKEATDLGALMHFTKPFDIDEMRLAVNMQMGEGSSSRSATGS from the coding sequence TTGGATAAGAAGAGACTGTTGATTGTTGATGATCAAGTCGGTATCCGTATTTTATTACTCGAAGTTTTTGCCACCGAAGGCTACGATACCTTTCAAGCGGCGAACGGAAGAACGGCTTTGGAAATCGTAAGGAACCATCGTCCCGACCTAGTGTTGCTAGATATGAAAATTCCCGGCATGGACGGCTTGGAGATTCTCAAGCAGATCAAAGAGTACGACCGTGGGATTAAAGTGATTATGATGACCGCATACGGCGAGTTGGATATGATTAAAGAAGCAACCGATTTGGGAGCTTTGATGCATTTTACGAAACCGTTCGACATCGACGAGATGAGACTGGCCGTCAATATGCAGATGGGCGAAGGCTCGTCGTCCAGATCCGCAACCGGTTCTTAG
- the rpmE gene encoding 50S ribosomal protein L31: protein MKPSIHPQYNVITASCACGNTFETGSIKSNLKVEICSACHPFYTGKQKFIDAGGRVDKFKKKYGI from the coding sequence TTGAAACCATCCATTCATCCGCAATACAATGTGATTACGGCATCTTGCGCATGCGGAAACACTTTCGAAACAGGTTCGATCAAATCGAATCTTAAAGTAGAGATCTGTTCGGCGTGCCACCCGTTCTACACAGGTAAACAGAAGTTTATCGATGCAGGCGGTCGCGTAGACAAATTCAAGAAGAAATACGGTATTTAA
- a CDS encoding Gfo/Idh/MocA family protein translates to MGICKIGLIGCGNISAIYLKNLTASRDVQVIGCADIDLDKARSRAAEFGIPKACSVEELLSDPDVGLIVNLTIPQSHGDICLRALEAGKHVYVEKPLAVHPEEGARVLALAEAKGLRVACAPETFLGGGIQTCRKLIDDGEIGRPVAVNAFMMGEGPESWHPDPAFFYKAGAGPLFDMGPYYLTAMIFLLGGISRVTSSAATPIPSRRITSAPKSGTMIEVETPTHIAGVLDFASGAVATLVTSFDIQGEAELPFIEIYGTQGTLRVPDPNGFGGEVTVRYAGKKEWESVPLSFRYDENERGVGVIDLARAIAEGRPHRASGHMALHVLEAMQGLLDSSAEGRHIVLSEFKARPEPMPQGGFSE, encoded by the coding sequence ATGGGGATTTGCAAGATTGGTTTGATCGGCTGCGGCAACATTAGCGCGATTTACTTGAAAAATCTAACTGCTTCCCGCGACGTGCAAGTGATCGGCTGCGCGGATATCGATTTGGATAAAGCCCGATCCCGGGCGGCGGAATTCGGAATACCGAAAGCCTGTTCGGTCGAAGAATTGTTGTCCGATCCCGACGTCGGACTGATCGTGAATTTGACGATCCCTCAATCCCATGGCGATATTTGCCTGCGCGCCTTGGAAGCGGGAAAACACGTGTACGTCGAAAAACCTCTCGCCGTTCATCCGGAAGAAGGAGCCCGGGTTCTTGCGCTCGCGGAGGCTAAGGGTCTGCGGGTCGCCTGCGCGCCGGAAACGTTCCTTGGCGGAGGGATTCAAACTTGCCGCAAGCTCATCGATGACGGGGAGATCGGTCGACCGGTCGCCGTTAACGCATTCATGATGGGGGAAGGCCCCGAGTCCTGGCATCCCGATCCTGCATTTTTCTACAAAGCCGGAGCCGGCCCGTTATTCGATATGGGGCCTTATTATTTGACGGCGATGATCTTCCTCTTAGGGGGCATTTCCCGCGTCACTTCGTCTGCGGCCACTCCGATTCCCAGCCGTCGAATTACAAGCGCGCCTAAGTCCGGGACGATGATCGAAGTAGAGACGCCCACTCATATCGCCGGCGTCCTGGACTTCGCTTCCGGCGCGGTGGCGACTTTGGTGACCAGTTTCGACATTCAGGGAGAGGCGGAACTGCCTTTCATCGAAATCTATGGAACCCAAGGGACGCTGCGGGTACCGGACCCGAACGGCTTCGGGGGAGAAGTCACTGTGAGGTACGCGGGAAAGAAAGAGTGGGAGAGCGTTCCCCTTTCTTTCCGCTACGACGAGAACGAGCGGGGTGTCGGGGTTATCGACCTCGCCCGCGCGATTGCCGAAGGCCGCCCTCACCGGGCTAGCGGGCATATGGCGCTTCATGTGCTGGAAGCGATGCAAGGGCTGCTCGATTCGTCCGCCGAGGGCAGGCACATCGTATTGTCGGAGTTTAAGGCCCGTCCCGAACCGATGCCGCAGGGCGGCTTTTCGGAATAG